In one Bombus fervidus isolate BK054 chromosome 16, iyBomFerv1, whole genome shotgun sequence genomic region, the following are encoded:
- the LOC139995874 gene encoding nitric oxide-associated protein 1 has protein sequence MKFWLFRSHNYGVFRNLKLRHFGHATLYRNAESIKAEVDSRILALRDKLLYCDYLDSGNVKMGFLKRKKLEKMKFDYKKMQRYEEIAHKPTFSVLLNDLTEGKSKMVFDQEDNNSEKETVEKRKPVHMPYEMVDSYEMIDSRISDDTEETSSTTVSNEEYKNLYEKYLEMKKSGLSAISFKDFVKSMEDDVDLSDTDDMPNAELRKVSDTWMSDYEQFDDTLVNVNCYGTSDSNSKISCVPCGGCGALLHCRDPAIPGYLPSELFSFKDDEDLKSMTCQRCHFLKFYNTALEVKVSIEDYPKLLRVIKSKKCAVILIIDLTDFPCSIWPDLKSVLHPFTPIFLIGNKVDLLPTDSPSFLENVKQCLLDSVINVTGVKRENITHVELTSAKTGYGIEHLINKLQYKWRHKGDVYLIGCTNVGKSSLFNTLLNSDYCKVQAIDLVQRATVSAWPGTTLNLLKFPILNPTEEKRWLRTVRLSRERFYRIQESHYKNYQFKVTKNMKFATLEEHVGKSFGKKSLNDASADPFSERSYKDLTRKPVFDESRPEYKQSRWCYDTPGTIQADQILNLLTTDELSLTLPQEIITPRTFMFKPKQTVFVAGMGRLDYLEGEHFIRCTLFASKHLPITMCCTTDADEVYDRLLGTSAFRVPIGDSERLKVWPKLKPKEIGQITGVNGEESVADVVLSSIGWIAITPMENESASLRAWTPEGRGIYLRCPALLRKSVSLRGAKVHGTPMYLLGRRVYVKR, from the exons ATGAAATTTTGGTTGTTTCGATCGCATAATTACGGTGTATTCcgtaatttgaaattacgGCACTTTGGGCATGCGACTTTGTATAGAAACGCTGAGTCGATCAAAGCAGAAGTAGATTCAAGGATTCTCGCTCTCCGAGATAAATTGCTGTATTGCGATTACTTGGATTCtggaaatgtaaaaatggGATTTCTAAAGCGGAAAAAGTtggagaaaatgaaattcgacTACAAGAAAATGCAAAGGTACGAAGAAATTGCTCATAAACCTACTTTCAGTGTACTGCTGAACGATCTAACGGAAGGTAAAAGTAAGATGGTCTTTGACCAAGAGGATAATAATTCTGAAAAGGAAACTGTAGAGAAACGAAAGCCTGTACACATGCCGTACGAGATGGTAGATTCGTATGAAATGATCGATTCGAGAATATCGGATGACACCGAAGAAACGAGTTCGACGACCGTATCAAACGAAGAGTACAAGAATTTGTACGAAAAGTATTTGGAGATGAAGAAGAGCGGTTTGAGCGCGATTAGTTTCAAAGATTTCGTAAAGTCCATGGAAGACGATGTCGATCTATCAGATACGGACGATATGCCAAATGCAGAATTGCGGAAAGTTTCAGATACTTGGATGTCCGATTACGAACAATTCGACGATACTTTGGTCAACGTGAATTGTTACGGTACATCGGATTCTAATTCGAAAATAAGTTGTGTACCGTGCGGTGGTTGCGGTGCGTTATTGCACTGCAGGGATCCAGCGATCCCTGGATATTTACCGTCGGAATTGTTTTCCTTTAAAGACGACGAAGACTTGAAATCCATGACATGTCAAAGGTgtcattttttaaagttctacAACACGGCTTTAGAAGTGAAAGTATCGATCGAAGATTATCCCAAGTTATTGAGAGTGatcaaaagtaaaaaatgcGCCGTCATACTGATAATCGATCTGACCGATTTCCCTTGCAGTATTTGGCCGGATTTGAAGAGCGTTTTGCATCCTTTTACTCCTATTTTCCTGATTGGGAACAAAGTCGACCTGCTGCCCACTGATAGCCCGTCATTCCTCGAGAACGTAAAACAATGTTTATTAGATTCCGTGATCAATGTAACCGGCGTAAAGAGGGAAAACATTACGCACGTGGAACTTACCTCCGCGAAAACCGGCTACGGCATAGAGCATCTTATAAATAAGTTGCAGTACAAATGGCGTCACAAAG GTGACGTTTATTTGATTGGTTGTACAAACGTTGGCAAATCTTCCTTGTTCAATACTTTGTTAAATTCTGATTATTGTAAAGTACAAGCTATCGATCTGGTGCAACGCGCTACGGTGTCCGCTTGGCCAGGAACTACGTTGAACTTACTCAAGTTTCCAATTTTAAATCCGACCGAAGAAAAACGTTGGTTAAGAACAGTAAGGCTTTCCAGGGAGAGGTTTTATAGGATACAAGAATCACATTACAAAAACTATCAGTTTAAAGTGACAAAGAATATGAAGTTTGCGACGTTAGAAG AGCACGTTGGGAAATCGTTCGGCAAGAAATCGTTGAACGACGCGAGTGCGGATCCTTTTTCCGAAAGATCGTACAAGGACTTGACTAGAAAACCCGTTTTCGACGAATCTAGACCAGAGTACAAACAGAGCCGTTGGTGCTACGATACTCCCGGTACCATTCAGGCGGATCAAATACTAAACTTGTTAACGACCGACGAACTGTCGTTAACGTTACCGCAAGAAATTATCACACCGAGAACGTTCATGTTTAAACCGAAACAGACCGTGTTCGTGGCTGGTATGGGAAGGTTGGACTATCTCGAAGGAGAACACTTTATACG ATGCACGCTGTTTGCGAGCAAGCATCTGCCTATAACGATGTGTTGTACCACCGATGCGGACGAGGTCTACGATCGATTGTTGGGGACGAGTGCTTTCCGCGTACCTATCGGTGATTCCGAACGATTAAAAGTATGGCCAAAATTGAAACCGAAAGAGATCGGACAGATAACCGGTGTGAACGGCGAGGAATCCGTCGCTGACGTTGTATTGTCAAGTATAG GTTGGATCGCGATCACGCCCATGGAAAACGAAAGCGCCTCGTTAAGAGCATGGACACCCGAAGGTCGTGGTATATACTTGAGATGCCCGGCATTGTTAAGGAAATCGGTGAGTCTTCGGGGTGCGAAGGTGCACGGTACTCCGATGTATTTGTTGGGTCGGcgagtatacgttaaacgttaa